One Streptomyces sp. B21-105 genomic region harbors:
- a CDS encoding serine/threonine-protein kinase, with translation MGTEGDGSTARVIAGRYRLEARLGRGGMGVVWRATDELLGRRVAVKELTQDDTLSDEEARERRDRTLREARAVAQLRHPHVIVVHDVVVEDERPYIVMELLDGGSLADRIAEHGPLAPDEAARIGIALLGALRAAHAAGVLHRDIKPANVLLERDGDRVVLTDFGIAQVSGATTLTQTGSFVGSPEYTAPERMSGARTGAESDLWSLGALLCTALSGESPFRRDSLGGILHAVVFAEIRTPPQAGPLLPVVRGLLERDPDRRLSSAEAERLLRAFLDTGCTPTPVSSGYTPTQADLPRPQPQPQPQPEQAARERSTRSVLVAALLVAAMAGAGVSAAALLMKGDGDGGHAPASSAPAVSASGSGRSASGSPSAPVSSAPSPAASLTPSRTPSAPSGYRVADDPAGFAFAVPEDFTRVPQGERVFYMSPGQVFRLGVKVSHASPDGPLAVMERAAARGADTNPGYHDGRVTETSQGGRPAALWQFTWNGFSAAEGPRHTYDLCWEEGGRLYDVWVSAPVGKVREAREYFDVAVDTFVVG, from the coding sequence ATGGGGACCGAGGGGGACGGGAGCACCGCACGGGTCATCGCGGGCCGTTACCGGCTGGAGGCGAGGCTCGGGCGCGGCGGCATGGGTGTCGTGTGGCGGGCCACGGACGAGCTGCTGGGACGGCGTGTCGCGGTCAAGGAGCTGACCCAGGACGACACGCTCTCCGACGAGGAGGCCCGCGAACGGCGGGACCGGACACTGCGCGAGGCACGTGCCGTCGCCCAGTTGCGCCACCCGCACGTCATCGTCGTGCACGACGTCGTCGTGGAGGACGAACGCCCCTACATCGTGATGGAGCTGCTGGACGGCGGCTCGCTCGCCGACCGGATCGCCGAGCACGGCCCGCTCGCCCCGGACGAGGCCGCCCGGATCGGCATCGCCCTGCTCGGCGCCCTGCGCGCAGCGCACGCGGCGGGGGTGCTGCACCGGGACATCAAGCCCGCGAACGTCCTGTTGGAACGCGACGGCGACCGGGTCGTCCTCACCGACTTCGGCATCGCGCAGGTCTCGGGCGCCACCACGCTCACCCAGACCGGCTCGTTCGTCGGCTCGCCCGAGTACACCGCGCCGGAGCGGATGTCCGGGGCGCGCACCGGCGCGGAGTCCGACCTGTGGTCGCTGGGCGCGCTGCTGTGCACGGCGCTGAGCGGCGAATCCCCCTTCCGACGGGACTCGTTGGGCGGCATCCTGCACGCCGTCGTGTTCGCCGAGATCCGTACGCCCCCGCAGGCCGGGCCGCTGCTGCCGGTCGTCCGGGGTCTTCTGGAGCGCGATCCGGACCGGCGGCTGAGCAGCGCGGAGGCGGAGCGGCTGCTGCGCGCCTTCCTCGACACCGGGTGCACGCCGACGCCCGTGTCGTCCGGATACACGCCGACGCAGGCCGACCTGCCCCGGCCGCAGCCGCAGCCGCAACCGCAACCGGAACAGGCCGCCAGGGAACGCTCCACGCGCAGTGTGCTGGTGGCCGCGCTGCTGGTCGCCGCGATGGCGGGCGCGGGCGTGTCGGCGGCGGCGCTGCTGATGAAGGGGGACGGCGACGGAGGGCACGCGCCCGCGAGTTCGGCGCCGGCGGTCTCCGCGAGCGGGTCGGGGCGCTCGGCGAGCGGGTCCCCGAGCGCGCCGGTGTCGTCCGCTCCGTCGCCCGCCGCGTCGCTCACGCCGAGCCGTACGCCGTCCGCACCCTCCGGCTACCGGGTGGCCGACGATCCCGCCGGGTTCGCGTTCGCGGTGCCGGAGGACTTCACGCGTGTGCCGCAGGGCGAGCGGGTGTTCTACATGTCGCCGGGGCAGGTCTTCCGGCTCGGCGTGAAGGTCTCCCACGCGTCGCCGGACGGCCCGCTCGCCGTCATGGAGCGGGCCGCAGCCCGGGGTGCGGACACCAACCCGGGCTACCACGACGGCCGGGTCACCGAGACCAGCCAGGGCGGACGCCCTGCCGCGCTCTGGCAGTTCACCTGGAACGGCTTCAGCGCCGCGGAGGGCCCCCGGCACACCTACGACCTGTGCTGGGAGGAGGGCGGGCGACTGTACGACGTGTGGGTCTCGGCGCCGGTCGGGAAGGTACGGGAGGCGCGGGAGTACTTCGACGTCGCGGTCGACACCTTCGTCGTAGGGTGA
- a CDS encoding serine/threonine-protein kinase, whose translation MSHHGGFGPGPDDTTSFVLQPPNPRPQVNPQPHMNPNPAPGGVPPQPPVAGTADGSVDGPAAGAVQEPGVGRLVAGRYRLLAKLGHGGMGTVWRAKDETVDREVAVKEPRVPDHLPERERANTFERMRREARAAARLDHPAVVNVHDVAVVDGRPWIVMELVHGRSLGDALQEGTLGTPEAARIGLEVLGALEAAHAAGILHRDVKPDNVLLGRYDRVVLTDFGIAQIEGETNLTDTGGFVGSPEYIAPERVLGRRPGPAADLWSLGVVLYTATEGVSPFRRSNTPATLQSVLHATPAPPAAAQGPLAEVVDGLLQKDPALRPTAARVRTLLEAAANPPAPPAPQPPQAVSHTAALSVRRRLGRRTTWIGLGAAVVAAATAAYLVFADPFAGPLPDGWTTKPEKEVTATLVVPDSYVRSEPEKTAPADDHWVAYTDPSGAISVVLRVDRRAQDTGHRIKDSAAAEMYADNGDFKESGSYELDMPKGPATRTDGNATFHGRKAAGNTVVYTTDDSRQPAPRELRILYYKSSAGDMYKLMVGYPGKGDFTARGREVARTAIAHLEIDRL comes from the coding sequence ATGAGCCACCACGGGGGATTCGGGCCCGGTCCCGACGACACGACGAGTTTTGTTCTGCAACCGCCGAACCCGCGCCCGCAGGTGAACCCGCAACCGCACATGAACCCGAACCCGGCCCCGGGCGGCGTGCCGCCGCAGCCGCCGGTGGCCGGGACGGCGGACGGGTCGGTGGACGGGCCGGCGGCCGGGGCGGTGCAGGAGCCCGGCGTGGGGAGGCTCGTCGCGGGACGCTACCGGCTGCTGGCCAAGCTCGGGCACGGCGGCATGGGCACCGTGTGGCGCGCCAAGGACGAGACCGTGGACCGCGAGGTCGCCGTCAAGGAACCCCGGGTGCCGGACCACCTTCCCGAACGTGAACGGGCCAATACGTTCGAGCGGATGCGGCGCGAGGCGCGGGCGGCGGCGCGGCTCGACCATCCGGCCGTGGTCAACGTCCATGACGTCGCCGTCGTCGACGGCCGGCCGTGGATCGTGATGGAACTGGTCCACGGACGTTCGCTCGGCGACGCCTTGCAGGAAGGCACGCTCGGGACGCCCGAGGCGGCCCGGATCGGCCTGGAGGTGCTCGGCGCGCTGGAGGCCGCGCACGCGGCGGGCATCCTGCACCGGGACGTCAAGCCGGACAACGTACTGCTCGGCCGGTACGACCGGGTCGTCCTCACCGACTTCGGCATCGCGCAGATCGAGGGCGAGACCAACCTGACCGACACCGGGGGCTTCGTCGGCTCGCCCGAGTACATCGCGCCCGAGCGGGTGCTGGGCCGGCGTCCCGGGCCCGCCGCCGACCTGTGGTCCCTGGGCGTGGTGCTGTACACGGCGACCGAGGGCGTGTCGCCGTTCCGGCGCAGCAACACGCCGGCCACCCTGCAGTCCGTCCTCCACGCGACGCCCGCACCGCCCGCCGCCGCGCAGGGGCCGCTCGCCGAGGTCGTCGACGGCTTGCTGCAGAAGGACCCGGCACTGCGTCCGACGGCCGCGCGGGTGCGGACGCTGCTGGAGGCCGCCGCGAACCCGCCCGCACCGCCCGCGCCGCAGCCCCCGCAGGCCGTCTCGCACACCGCGGCGCTGAGCGTCCGGCGCCGGCTCGGCCGCCGCACGACGTGGATCGGGCTCGGCGCAGCCGTCGTCGCGGCGGCGACAGCGGCGTACCTGGTGTTCGCCGATCCGTTCGCGGGGCCGCTGCCGGACGGCTGGACGACGAAGCCCGAGAAGGAGGTCACCGCGACGCTGGTGGTGCCCGACAGTTATGTGCGCAGCGAACCCGAGAAGACCGCCCCCGCCGACGATCACTGGGTGGCTTACACCGACCCCAGCGGCGCGATCTCGGTCGTCCTGCGGGTGGACCGCAGAGCGCAGGACACCGGCCACCGGATCAAGGACTCCGCGGCGGCCGAGATGTACGCCGACAACGGGGACTTCAAGGAGTCGGGCAGTTACGAGCTCGACATGCCGAAGGGGCCCGCGACCCGCACGGACGGCAACGCGACCTTCCACGGCCGCAAGGCCGCCGGGAACACCGTCGTCTACACCACGGACGACAGCCGGCAGCCGGCCCCGCGCGAGCTGCGGATCCTGTACTACAAGTCCAGCGCCGGCGACATGTACAAGCTCATGGTCGGCTACCCGGGCAAGGGCGACTTCACCGCCCGCGGCCGCGAGGTGGCCCGCACGGCGATCGCCCACCTGGAGATCGACCGGCTCTAG
- a CDS encoding succinic semialdehyde dehydrogenase has protein sequence MTDSQAPEKTSEQTPEKTGTNPLAPAPTGVRTAADVVTPELVAQLTKGVTGSGRTANHTPFTGEKLADLPESTPEDVLRAYEAARAAQAVWAKTPVRERAAVLLRFHDLVLERQAEVLDLIQLETGKARLHAHEEVQAVAVAARHYGRRAPFYLRPKRHAGAIPTLTKVTELRHPRGVVGQIAPWNYPLELSVGDALPAFVAGNAVVMKPDTETCLTALWARDLLVEAGLPADVFQVVLGEGPVVGPEVVRHADYVSFTGSTRTGREVAQGAAARLIGVSLELGGKNAMLVLEDADIERAAEGAVRACFSSAGQLCISIERLYVHESIADAFVERFAARTRAMRLGTSLAYGADMGSLVGERQLETVTRHVEEAVAKGAKVVAGGVARPDVGPYFFEPTILDGVTEPMSVCTEETFGPVVSIYRFKTDDEAIEHANSTPYGLNSSVWTKDGRRGREVASRVRAGTVNVNEGYAAAYGSVQSPMGGMKDSGLGRRHGSEGILKYTEAQTVAHQRLLPMAPAFGMDDEKYAAFMSTSLKVMKALRLR, from the coding sequence ATGACGGACTCGCAGGCCCCGGAGAAGACTTCGGAACAGACGCCGGAAAAGACAGGCACCAACCCCCTCGCCCCCGCCCCCACCGGCGTCCGTACCGCCGCCGACGTGGTGACCCCCGAGCTGGTGGCCCAGCTCACCAAGGGAGTGACCGGCTCCGGCCGCACGGCCAACCACACGCCGTTCACCGGCGAGAAGCTCGCCGACCTGCCCGAGTCCACCCCCGAGGACGTGCTCAGGGCCTACGAGGCGGCCCGCGCCGCCCAAGCGGTGTGGGCGAAGACGCCGGTCCGGGAGCGGGCCGCCGTCCTGCTCCGCTTCCACGACCTGGTGCTGGAGCGCCAGGCCGAGGTGCTCGACCTCATCCAGCTGGAGACCGGCAAGGCCCGTCTGCACGCCCACGAGGAAGTGCAGGCCGTCGCGGTCGCCGCCCGCCACTACGGCCGCAGGGCCCCCTTCTACCTGCGCCCCAAGCGGCACGCGGGCGCCATACCGACCCTCACCAAGGTGACCGAGCTGCGCCACCCGCGCGGTGTCGTGGGGCAGATCGCCCCCTGGAACTACCCGCTGGAGCTGTCGGTCGGCGACGCGCTGCCGGCGTTCGTCGCGGGCAACGCGGTCGTCATGAAGCCGGACACGGAGACCTGCCTGACCGCCCTGTGGGCCCGTGACCTGCTCGTCGAGGCCGGTCTGCCCGCGGACGTCTTCCAGGTCGTCCTGGGCGAGGGCCCCGTCGTCGGCCCCGAGGTCGTCCGGCACGCCGACTACGTGTCCTTCACCGGGTCCACCCGCACCGGCCGCGAGGTCGCGCAGGGCGCCGCCGCCCGGCTGATCGGCGTCTCCCTCGAACTCGGCGGCAAGAACGCCATGCTGGTCCTCGAGGACGCCGACATCGAGCGGGCGGCCGAGGGCGCGGTCCGCGCCTGCTTCTCCTCGGCCGGCCAGCTCTGCATCTCCATCGAGCGGCTGTACGTCCACGAGTCGATCGCGGACGCCTTCGTCGAGCGCTTCGCCGCCCGCACCCGGGCCATGCGCCTCGGCACCTCCCTGGCCTACGGCGCCGACATGGGCTCCCTGGTCGGCGAGCGCCAGCTGGAGACCGTGACCCGGCACGTCGAGGAGGCCGTCGCCAAGGGCGCGAAGGTCGTCGCCGGCGGTGTCGCCCGCCCGGACGTCGGCCCGTACTTCTTCGAGCCGACCATCCTCGACGGCGTCACGGAACCCATGTCCGTCTGCACCGAGGAGACCTTCGGCCCGGTCGTCTCGATCTACCGCTTCAAGACCGACGACGAGGCGATCGAGCACGCCAACTCCACGCCGTACGGTCTGAACTCGTCGGTGTGGACGAAGGACGGCCGTCGCGGCCGGGAAGTCGCCTCCCGCGTGCGGGCGGGCACCGTGAACGTCAACGAGGGTTACGCCGCCGCCTACGGCAGCGTCCAGTCCCCGATGGGCGGAATGAAGGACTCCGGTCTCGGCCGCCGGCACGGCTCCGAGGGCATCCTGAAGTACACGGAGGCCCAGACGGTGGCCCATCAGCGCCTGCTGCCGATGGCGCCCGCCTTCGGCATGGACGACGAGAAGTACGCGGCGTTCATGAGCACCAGCCTGAAGGTGATGAAGGCACTCCGACTGCGCTAG
- a CDS encoding GMC family oxidoreductase gives MSQDAYDYDVIVVGSGFGGSVTALRLTEKGYRVGVLEAGRRFTRESLPRNSWDLKNYLWAPKLGMYGIQRIHLLGNVMVLAGAGVGGGSLNYANTLYVPPKPFFDDPQWRGITDWQEELTPYYDQARRMLGVRLNPTTTPSDVHLKAAAERMGVGDTFHMAPVGVFFGDGEDADGTVKAKPGQRVDDPYFGGAGPARNACTECGECMTGCRHGAKNTLNENYLHLAEKAGAVVHPLTTVVSVTDDSQGGYAVATLPTDERRRGRAKARGRVFKARRVVLAAGTYGTQTLLHRMKANRQLPYLSDRLGELTRTNSEALVGAQTDDRRYRKATGAPKVDFTRGVAITSSVHPDADTHIEPVRYGKGSNSMGGLSILQVPYAEGSSRVAGWLTNAARHPLLVLRSLSNRRWSERTIIGLVMQSLDNSLTTYLKPSGVGKGLLTARQGHGAPNPKQIKAASEAASAIAADINGFAGSNVGELMGTPLTAHFLGGCPIGDSRETGVIDPYHRLYGHPGISVVDGAAVSANLGVNPSLTITAQAERAMSYWPNKGETDPRPAQGAAYERLKPVEPVSPAVPADAFGALRLPFLGMPAVPPRQ, from the coding sequence GTGTCCCAGGACGCCTACGACTACGACGTCATCGTCGTCGGATCCGGCTTCGGCGGTTCCGTGACCGCCCTGCGCCTCACGGAGAAGGGCTACCGCGTAGGCGTCCTGGAGGCCGGCCGCCGTTTCACCCGGGAGTCGCTCCCCAGGAACTCCTGGGACCTGAAGAACTACCTGTGGGCCCCGAAGCTCGGCATGTACGGCATCCAGCGCATCCACCTGCTGGGCAACGTCATGGTGCTGGCCGGCGCGGGCGTGGGCGGCGGCTCCCTCAACTACGCCAACACGCTGTACGTGCCGCCGAAACCGTTCTTCGACGACCCCCAGTGGCGTGGCATCACCGACTGGCAGGAGGAGCTGACGCCGTACTACGACCAGGCCCGGCGCATGCTCGGCGTACGGCTCAACCCGACGACGACCCCCTCCGACGTGCACCTGAAGGCGGCCGCCGAGCGGATGGGCGTCGGCGACACCTTCCACATGGCGCCCGTCGGCGTGTTCTTCGGCGACGGCGAGGACGCCGACGGCACGGTGAAGGCGAAGCCGGGCCAGCGGGTCGACGACCCCTATTTCGGCGGCGCGGGCCCGGCCCGCAACGCCTGCACCGAGTGCGGCGAGTGCATGACCGGCTGCCGGCACGGCGCGAAGAACACCCTCAACGAGAACTACCTGCACCTCGCCGAGAAGGCGGGCGCCGTCGTGCACCCCCTGACGACGGTCGTCTCCGTCACGGACGACTCGCAGGGCGGGTACGCGGTGGCCACTCTGCCCACCGACGAGCGCCGCAGGGGCAGGGCGAAGGCGCGGGGCAGGGTCTTCAAGGCCCGCCGGGTCGTCCTCGCCGCCGGCACCTACGGCACCCAGACCCTGCTGCACCGGATGAAGGCCAACCGCCAACTCCCGTACCTCTCGGACCGGTTGGGCGAGCTGACCCGTACCAACTCGGAGGCGCTGGTCGGTGCCCAGACCGACGACCGCCGCTACCGCAAGGCCACCGGCGCGCCGAAGGTCGACTTCACGCGCGGCGTCGCCATCACCTCGTCCGTCCACCCGGACGCCGACACGCACATCGAGCCGGTCCGCTACGGCAAGGGCTCCAACTCGATGGGCGGGCTGTCGATCCTCCAGGTGCCGTACGCGGAGGGCTCCTCCAGGGTGGCCGGCTGGCTGACGAACGCGGCCCGCCACCCGCTGCTCGTCCTGCGCTCGCTGTCCAACCGCCGCTGGTCGGAGCGGACCATCATCGGTCTGGTGATGCAGTCGCTGGACAACTCGCTGACGACGTATCTGAAGCCGTCCGGCGTCGGCAAGGGTCTGCTGACGGCACGCCAGGGGCACGGCGCCCCCAACCCCAAGCAGATCAAGGCCGCCTCCGAGGCCGCCTCCGCGATCGCCGCCGACATCAACGGCTTCGCCGGTTCCAACGTCGGCGAGCTGATGGGCACCCCGCTTACCGCCCACTTCCTCGGCGGCTGCCCGATCGGCGACTCCCGCGAGACCGGCGTCATCGACCCGTACCACCGCCTGTACGGCCACCCGGGCATCTCGGTCGTCGACGGCGCGGCCGTGTCGGCGAACCTGGGCGTCAACCCCTCGCTCACCATCACCGCCCAGGCGGAGCGCGCGATGTCGTACTGGCCGAACAAGGGCGAGACGGATCCGCGTCCGGCGCAGGGAGCGGCGTACGAACGCCTGAAGCCGGTGGAGCCGGTCAGCCCGGCGGTGCCGGCGGACGCCTTCGGCGCGCTGCGCCTGCCGTTCCTCGGCATGCCGGCGGTCCCGCCCCGGCAGTAG
- a CDS encoding LPXTG cell wall anchor domain-containing protein, with protein sequence MNLRRTMVTAAAAAVIAPLALLSAPAAFAEEGGTSSPSASSSETGTSSPSASASDDQSASDTKTGTTTDTTTDASSASSSPSDGEKASGSPSGSSSASSSSSGTSTASSSASESGNGFDPYEDCDSFDLDEDLSAQIKGLPSKIVAGSGWHGFTFVVDNDSDRDLKNVYLDAFLEYGDETTEAYLSEGLAVIQVKEDGKWTNSFQDSYEDEHGKKVDVTGSFVGLLDTLEKHSSASLELRVKVKASAPAGSSLALSEAVYAGEDSACHGNSDYYDVRILAAGTDAGDSGDAKPNGHKPTSGVKPQGDAKPISGSLASTGSDSALPVIGLVGGVAVLAGGGAVFAVRRRKVGMHA encoded by the coding sequence ATGAATCTCCGCCGCACGATGGTCACCGCGGCCGCGGCTGCCGTCATCGCGCCGCTCGCGCTGCTGTCGGCGCCCGCCGCCTTCGCGGAGGAGGGCGGTACGTCCTCGCCGAGCGCATCCTCCTCGGAGACCGGCACCTCCTCGCCGTCCGCCTCGGCCTCGGACGACCAGAGTGCGTCCGACACCAAGACCGGCACCACGACCGACACCACGACCGACGCTTCGTCGGCTTCGTCGTCCCCGTCGGACGGCGAGAAGGCGTCCGGCTCCCCGTCCGGCTCCTCCTCTGCCTCCTCCTCCAGCTCGGGGACGTCCACCGCGAGCTCGTCGGCCTCCGAGAGCGGGAACGGGTTCGACCCGTACGAGGACTGCGACTCCTTCGACCTCGACGAGGACCTGTCGGCGCAGATCAAGGGCCTGCCGAGCAAGATCGTCGCCGGTTCCGGCTGGCACGGCTTCACGTTCGTCGTCGACAACGACTCCGACCGCGACCTGAAGAACGTGTACCTCGACGCGTTCCTCGAGTACGGCGACGAAACGACCGAGGCGTACCTGTCCGAGGGCCTCGCCGTCATCCAGGTCAAGGAGGACGGGAAGTGGACCAACAGCTTCCAGGACTCCTACGAGGACGAGCACGGCAAGAAGGTCGACGTCACGGGATCGTTCGTCGGCCTGCTCGACACGCTGGAGAAGCACTCCTCCGCCAGCCTCGAACTGCGGGTGAAGGTCAAGGCCTCCGCCCCGGCGGGCTCCTCGCTGGCGCTGAGCGAGGCCGTCTACGCCGGCGAGGACTCCGCCTGCCACGGCAACAGTGACTACTACGACGTCCGGATCCTCGCCGCCGGCACGGACGCGGGCGACTCCGGCGACGCCAAGCCCAACGGCCACAAGCCCACCTCCGGCGTCAAGCCCCAGGGCGACGCCAAGCCGATCAGCGGCAGCCTCGCCTCGACCGGCTCCGACTCCGCGCTGCCGGTGATCGGCCTGGTCGGCGGGGTCGCCGTGCTCGCCGGCGGCGGCGCGGTGTTCGCCGTCCGTCGCCGCAAGGTCGGCATGCACGCGTAA
- a CDS encoding chorismate mutase — protein sequence MTTTATAATAAEKTGARTTDAADVITGARERIDALDDRIIGLIQERMAVSAVIQEARITSGGRRVNLSREMEVLGHYSDALGKPGTSLAMTLLELCRGRV from the coding sequence ATGACCACCACCGCCACCGCCGCCACCGCCGCGGAGAAGACCGGCGCCCGCACCACCGACGCCGCCGACGTGATCACCGGCGCCCGGGAGCGCATCGACGCGCTCGACGACCGGATCATCGGACTGATCCAGGAACGGATGGCCGTCTCGGCCGTCATCCAGGAGGCGCGCATCACCTCCGGCGGTCGGCGGGTGAACCTCTCCCGCGAGATGGAGGTCCTCGGGCACTACAGCGACGCGCTCGGCAAGCCCGGCACGTCCCTGGCAATGACGCTGCTGGAGCTGTGCCGGGGCCGCGTCTGA
- the guaA gene encoding glutamine-hydrolyzing GMP synthase yields MSSATPTAAAPDTVLVVDFGAQYAQLIARRVREARVYSEIVPSSMPVEEMLAKNPAAIVLSGGPSSVYEEGAPTVDRALFEAGVPVFGMCYGFQLMAQTLGGTVDNSGAREYGRTDLHVSRASSTLFEGTPAEQAVWMSHGDACSAAPEGFVVSASTDVVPVAAFENDEKKLYGVQYHPEVMHSTHGQQVLEHFLYRGAGLSPDWTTGNVIDEQVAAIREQVGDRRAICGLSGGVDSAVAAALVQKAIGSQLTCVYVDHGLMRKGETEQVEKDFVAATGVQLKVVDAEERFLTALKGVSDPEEKRKIIGREFIRVFEQAQAEIIADEGPAVEFLVQGTLYPDVVESGGGTGTANIKSHHNVGGLPEDLEFQLIEPLRKLFKDEVRMVGQELGLPEEIVQRQPFPGPGLGIRIVGEVTKERLDLLRDADAIAREELTAAGLDREIWQCPVVLLADVRSVGVQGDGRTYGHPIVLRPVSSEDAMTADWSRLPYDVLAKISTRITNEVRDVNRVVVDITSKPPGTIEWE; encoded by the coding sequence GTGTCATCAGCGACTCCTACTGCCGCCGCCCCCGACACCGTCCTGGTCGTCGACTTCGGTGCGCAGTACGCCCAGCTCATCGCCCGTCGAGTCCGCGAGGCGCGGGTCTACAGCGAGATCGTGCCGAGCAGCATGCCGGTCGAGGAGATGCTCGCCAAGAACCCGGCGGCGATCGTCCTCTCCGGCGGCCCCTCGTCCGTGTACGAGGAGGGCGCCCCGACCGTCGACCGTGCGCTCTTCGAGGCCGGCGTCCCCGTCTTCGGCATGTGCTACGGCTTCCAGCTGATGGCGCAGACCCTCGGCGGCACCGTCGACAACTCCGGCGCCCGTGAGTACGGCCGCACCGACCTGCACGTCTCCCGCGCCTCCTCCACCCTCTTCGAGGGCACCCCGGCCGAGCAGGCCGTGTGGATGTCGCACGGCGACGCCTGCTCCGCCGCGCCCGAGGGCTTCGTCGTCAGCGCCTCCACGGACGTCGTCCCGGTCGCCGCCTTCGAGAACGACGAGAAGAAGCTCTACGGCGTCCAGTACCACCCCGAGGTCATGCACTCCACGCACGGCCAGCAGGTGCTGGAGCACTTCCTCTACCGGGGTGCGGGCCTGAGCCCGGACTGGACCACCGGCAACGTCATCGACGAGCAGGTCGCGGCCATCCGCGAGCAGGTCGGCGACCGGCGTGCCATCTGCGGCCTCTCCGGCGGCGTCGACTCCGCGGTCGCCGCGGCGCTCGTGCAGAAGGCCATCGGCTCGCAGCTGACCTGCGTCTACGTCGACCACGGTCTGATGCGCAAGGGCGAGACCGAGCAGGTCGAGAAGGACTTCGTGGCCGCGACCGGCGTCCAGCTGAAGGTCGTCGACGCGGAGGAGCGCTTCCTCACCGCCCTGAAGGGCGTCTCCGACCCCGAGGAGAAGCGGAAGATCATCGGACGCGAGTTCATCCGCGTCTTCGAGCAGGCGCAGGCCGAGATCATCGCGGACGAGGGCCCGGCCGTGGAGTTCCTCGTCCAGGGCACGCTCTACCCGGACGTCGTCGAGTCCGGCGGCGGCACCGGCACCGCCAACATCAAGTCCCACCACAACGTCGGCGGCCTCCCCGAGGACCTGGAGTTCCAGCTCATCGAGCCGCTGCGCAAGCTGTTCAAGGACGAGGTCCGCATGGTGGGCCAGGAGCTCGGCCTGCCCGAGGAGATCGTCCAGCGCCAGCCGTTCCCGGGTCCCGGCCTCGGCATCCGCATCGTCGGCGAGGTCACCAAGGAGCGCCTGGACCTGCTGCGCGACGCCGACGCCATCGCCCGCGAGGAACTGACGGCCGCCGGTCTCGACCGCGAGATCTGGCAGTGCCCGGTGGTCCTCCTCGCCGACGTCCGCAGCGTCGGCGTCCAGGGCGACGGCCGCACCTACGGCCACCCGATCGTGCTGCGCCCGGTCTCCTCCGAGGACGCCATGACGGCCGACTGGTCGCGGCTGCCGTACGACGTCCTGGCGAAGATCTCCACCCGGATCACCAACGAGGTGCGTGACGTCAACCGTGTCGTCGTCGACATCACCTCGAAGCCGCCGGGCACCATCGAGTGGGAGTGA
- a CDS encoding pyridoxamine 5'-phosphate oxidase family protein: MTANWSSFAAAEPELAKVAEERFAAFTHHVLATLRKDGSPRTSGLEVRFTGGELWLGMMPDSLKARDLHRDPRFSLQANPGEGTGLGGGDVRIAGRAVEVDDPKLKGAYVKEVEPPEPFHLFRTELTEVVRTYIEDDTYLVAQVWKPGEPVRTLKRT, translated from the coding sequence ATGACAGCGAACTGGTCGTCCTTCGCCGCGGCCGAACCGGAGCTGGCGAAGGTCGCCGAGGAACGCTTCGCAGCCTTCACGCACCATGTCCTCGCGACGCTCCGCAAGGACGGCTCGCCCCGCACCAGCGGCCTCGAGGTCCGGTTCACCGGCGGTGAGCTGTGGCTCGGCATGATGCCGGACTCGCTCAAGGCACGGGACCTGCACCGCGATCCCCGCTTCAGCCTCCAGGCCAACCCGGGCGAGGGGACGGGGCTGGGCGGCGGCGACGTCCGGATCGCCGGCCGGGCGGTCGAGGTGGACGACCCGAAGCTCAAAGGGGCGTACGTGAAAGAGGTGGAACCGCCGGAGCCGTTCCACCTCTTCCGCACCGAGTTGACGGAGGTCGTGCGGACCTATATCGAGGACGACACATATCTGGTCGCCCAGGTCTGGAAGCCCGGAGAGCCGGTGCGCACTCTCAAGCGGACCTGA